From the genome of Verrucomicrobiota bacterium, one region includes:
- the mog gene encoding molybdopterin adenylyltransferase → MIKIGVINVSDRASQGIYEDIPGKEAVRLLRKYLTSDFEPVYRVIPDEQDQLEETMKFLADEAGCCLVITTGGTGPAVRDVTPEATEAVCEKMLPGFGEAMRMESLKIVPTAILSRQTAGTRGRCLIVNLPGKPKAIEECLQIIFPAIPYCIDLLGGPHLESDPSVMKIFRPKAK, encoded by the coding sequence ATGATAAAAATTGGCGTCATCAATGTGTCGGATCGGGCGAGTCAGGGGATCTATGAAGACATCCCGGGGAAGGAAGCGGTTCGCTTGTTGCGGAAATATCTAACATCGGACTTCGAGCCGGTCTATAGGGTGATTCCTGACGAACAGGATCAACTTGAAGAGACGATGAAGTTTCTGGCAGATGAAGCAGGTTGTTGCCTGGTGATCACTACCGGCGGCACCGGCCCTGCCGTCCGCGATGTCACGCCGGAAGCGACGGAGGCCGTTTGTGAGAAAATGCTTCCCGGTTTTGGCGAGGCTATGCGGATGGAATCGCTGAAAATTGTGCCGACGGCTATTCTCTCTCGTCAAACGGCGGGGACACGTGGCCGCTGTTTGATAGTGAATCTACCGGGGAAACCCAAGGCGATCGAAGAGTGCCTGCAGATCATTTTTCCGGCGATCCCTTACTGTATTGATTTGTTGGGTGGTCCGCATCTCGAGTCGGATCCATCGGTGATGAAGATATTCAGACCCAAAGCCAAGTGA